One region of Hymenobacter sediminicola genomic DNA includes:
- a CDS encoding SDR family oxidoreductase: MTDSTSVLRLRNQIALVTGGSSGIGAGVAKAIAAAGAVVYVNYSHSADEAAAVVKEITDSGGQATAVQADVSKEADVQRMFQQILKEQGTLHILVNNSGIQQDAKFLDMTLEQWQKVIDVNLTGQFLCAREAAREFVRRGPQPDISAATGKIICMSSVHEVIPWAGHVNYATSKGGIMQLMKSMAQELAPHRIRVNSIGPGAIATPINEEARDTPEEEKNLLTLIPYGRIGQPADIGKVAVWLASDEADYVTGTTLFVDGGMTLYPGFADNG, translated from the coding sequence ATGACTGACTCAACCAGTGTACTGCGCCTCCGCAACCAAATAGCCCTCGTGACGGGTGGCAGTTCCGGCATTGGGGCGGGGGTAGCCAAAGCCATAGCCGCCGCGGGGGCCGTGGTGTATGTCAACTACTCACACAGCGCCGATGAAGCGGCAGCCGTGGTAAAGGAAATAACGGATTCTGGCGGCCAGGCCACAGCCGTACAGGCAGATGTGAGCAAGGAAGCCGATGTGCAGCGCATGTTTCAGCAAATTCTGAAAGAGCAGGGCACGTTACACATTCTCGTCAACAACTCCGGTATTCAACAGGACGCCAAGTTCCTGGATATGACGCTGGAGCAGTGGCAGAAGGTAATTGATGTAAACCTGACCGGTCAGTTTTTGTGTGCCCGCGAGGCGGCCCGTGAGTTTGTGCGGCGCGGCCCTCAGCCTGATATTTCGGCCGCTACCGGTAAAATCATTTGCATGAGCTCGGTGCACGAGGTAATTCCGTGGGCCGGGCACGTCAACTATGCCACCAGCAAAGGCGGCATCATGCAGCTCATGAAAAGCATGGCGCAGGAGCTGGCCCCACACCGTATCCGCGTCAACAGTATCGGGCCGGGTGCCATTGCCACGCCCATCAACGAAGAAGCCCGTGACACGCCCGAGGAAGAGAAAAACCTGCTGACTCTGATTCCCTACGGGCGTATCGGGCAGCCCGCCGACATTGGCAAAGTAGCCGTGTGGCTAGCTTCTGATGAGGCCGATTATGTGACTGGAACCACCCTGTTTGTGGATGGTGGCATGACCCTCTATCCCGGTTTCGCGGACAACGGCTGA
- a CDS encoding MGH1-like glycoside hydrolase domain-containing protein, which yields MNEEQIRQQQARKGEEPWHWFGPYVSDRQWGTVREDYSPDGQPWTYTTHDMARSLAYRWGEEAIGGVCDEQQLLCLAPAFWNGQDPILKERLFGLSNPEGNHGEDVKELYYYLDSTPTHSYMQMLYKYPQHAFPYDWLIQENNRRGRQKTEFELQDTCVFRENRYFDIFIEYAKAGPQDLLMQITVHNRGTQEAPLHVLPQLWFRNTWRWAPGSYQPSLGIAEGGHICVDHAKLPELQLYCEQMAEQAAELLFCDNETNAVRLYQTANATAYCKDGINNYVVSGKEDAINPAQQGTKAAAHIVLQVPAGESRTVRVRLAAPGLSDPFGKFAELLNTRKAEADAYYDDLQAGLATDDARNVQRQALGGMLWNKQFYYYDVSEWLAGDPAGPKPPEQRRHGRNSTWPHLNNADIISMPDKWEYPWYAAWDLAFHCIPLAMVDSEFAKHQLRLLCQDWYMHPSGQLPAYEWKLEDANPPVHAWATWRVYKMDKKQHGRGDTAFLEGVFHRLLLNFTWWVNRKDRHNRNVFEGGFLGLDNIGVFDRSAPLPTGGHIEQADGTAWMAMFALNMMRIALELARTNTVYQDMASKFFEHFLYIAHAMSTMADEEIDMWDEEDEFYYDVLNLSDNGRVPLRIRSMVGLIPLFAVEVLDLDTLTEMPWFVARLNWFLDHRPQLAALVSRWQEPGKGQRHLLSLLRGHRMKQLLRRMLDEAEFLSDYGVRALSRCHLEHPYQFQHQGGIDAVVKYEPGESSTSLFGGNSNWRGPIWMPVNFLIIESLQRFHHYYGDDFKVEYPTGSGRYSTLLEISQALTERLMKLFLRDEHGHRPIFGDDQQLQNDPHFTDYLLFHEYFHGNTGRGLGASHQTGWTGLVAKLLHPRHPDE from the coding sequence ATGAACGAAGAGCAAATCCGTCAGCAGCAGGCCCGAAAGGGTGAGGAGCCGTGGCACTGGTTCGGCCCTTACGTGTCGGACAGGCAGTGGGGCACGGTGCGCGAAGACTATAGTCCTGATGGCCAGCCCTGGACGTATACTACCCACGACATGGCCCGTAGTCTGGCTTATCGGTGGGGAGAAGAGGCTATTGGTGGCGTCTGCGACGAGCAGCAGCTGCTGTGTCTGGCCCCGGCCTTCTGGAACGGGCAAGACCCCATTCTGAAAGAGCGGCTGTTCGGTCTCAGCAACCCTGAAGGCAACCACGGCGAGGACGTAAAGGAGCTGTATTACTACCTGGACAGTACGCCCACGCACTCCTACATGCAGATGCTGTATAAGTATCCGCAGCATGCTTTCCCGTATGACTGGCTGATACAGGAAAACAACCGTCGTGGCCGCCAAAAAACCGAGTTCGAGCTGCAGGATACGTGCGTTTTCCGCGAAAACCGCTACTTCGATATCTTTATTGAGTACGCCAAAGCCGGCCCGCAGGACCTGCTCATGCAGATAACGGTACACAACCGGGGCACGCAGGAAGCGCCGCTGCATGTGCTGCCCCAACTGTGGTTTCGGAACACCTGGCGCTGGGCTCCGGGCAGCTACCAACCGAGCCTGGGAATTGCGGAAGGCGGCCATATCTGCGTCGACCATGCCAAGCTGCCGGAGCTGCAACTCTACTGCGAGCAAATGGCCGAGCAGGCAGCCGAACTGCTCTTCTGCGACAATGAAACCAATGCCGTGCGGCTATACCAGACCGCCAACGCCACCGCCTACTGCAAAGACGGCATCAATAACTATGTAGTTTCCGGCAAAGAGGACGCTATAAATCCGGCGCAGCAGGGCACGAAGGCGGCCGCGCACATTGTGCTGCAGGTGCCCGCCGGCGAAAGCCGCACCGTGCGGGTCCGCCTGGCCGCTCCTGGCCTTTCAGATCCATTCGGGAAATTCGCGGAGCTGCTGAACACGCGCAAGGCCGAGGCCGATGCCTATTACGACGACCTGCAGGCAGGTCTGGCCACCGACGATGCCCGTAATGTGCAGCGCCAGGCGCTGGGCGGCATGCTCTGGAACAAGCAGTTCTATTACTACGACGTTAGTGAGTGGCTTGCTGGTGACCCGGCCGGACCGAAGCCGCCGGAGCAGCGGCGACACGGCCGCAATAGCACGTGGCCCCACCTCAATAACGCCGACATCATCTCGATGCCGGACAAGTGGGAGTATCCATGGTACGCAGCCTGGGACTTGGCTTTCCACTGCATACCGCTGGCCATGGTCGACTCGGAATTTGCCAAGCACCAGCTTCGCCTGCTTTGCCAGGACTGGTACATGCACCCCAGCGGCCAGTTGCCCGCCTACGAGTGGAAGCTAGAGGATGCCAACCCGCCGGTGCACGCCTGGGCCACGTGGCGCGTCTATAAAATGGATAAAAAGCAGCACGGCCGCGGCGACACGGCTTTTCTGGAAGGCGTGTTTCACCGCCTGCTGCTCAACTTTACCTGGTGGGTAAACCGCAAGGACCGCCACAACCGCAACGTGTTCGAGGGTGGCTTTTTGGGGCTCGACAACATCGGCGTGTTTGACCGGAGTGCACCGCTGCCTACTGGCGGGCATATCGAGCAGGCGGATGGCACGGCCTGGATGGCCATGTTTGCCCTGAACATGATGCGCATAGCCCTGGAGCTGGCCCGTACCAATACCGTGTACCAGGACATGGCCAGTAAGTTCTTCGAGCATTTCCTGTACATAGCGCATGCCATGAGCACTATGGCCGATGAGGAAATAGATATGTGGGACGAAGAGGACGAGTTCTACTACGATGTGCTCAACCTCTCCGACAATGGCCGGGTGCCGCTGCGCATCCGGTCTATGGTAGGGCTCATTCCGCTTTTTGCCGTGGAAGTGCTTGATCTGGATACCCTGACCGAAATGCCATGGTTTGTGGCCCGGCTCAATTGGTTTCTCGACCACCGGCCCCAACTGGCTGCCTTGGTGAGCCGGTGGCAGGAGCCGGGCAAAGGGCAGCGCCACCTGCTTTCCCTGCTGCGCGGGCACCGCATGAAGCAGCTGCTGCGTCGCATGCTCGATGAAGCCGAGTTTCTGTCGGATTATGGGGTGCGGGCTCTTTCCCGCTGCCATCTCGAGCATCCGTACCAGTTTCAGCACCAGGGCGGTATTGATGCCGTAGTGAAGTATGAGCCCGGCGAGTCTTCCACGTCGTTGTTCGGGGGCAACAGCAACTGGCGCGGCCCCATCTGGATGCCGGTCAACTTCCTCATTATCGAGTCGTTGCAGCGCTTTCATCACTACTACGGCGACGATTTTAAGGTGGAATATCCTACCGGTTCCGGGCGCTATAGTACGCTGCTGGAAATCTCACAGGCCCTCACCGAGCGACTTATGAAGCTGTTTTTGCGCGATGAGCACGGCCACCGCCCCATCTTCGGCGACGACCAGCAGCTGCAGAACGACCCCCACTTCACCGACTACCTGCTCTTTCACGAGTACTTCCACGGCAACACCGGCCGCGGCCTTGGGGCTAGCCACCAAACCGGCTGGACTGGCCTAGTGGCCAAGCTTCTGCACCCGCGCCATCCAGACGAGTAG
- the gnd gene encoding phosphogluconate dehydrogenase (NAD(+)-dependent, decarboxylating), protein MSKTQIGVIGLGKMGAGLARQAAEKGYPVVGMDLHPRPDLEGNNLHVVGSLQELAQQLERPRKVFLYIPAGAAVDGIIENLLPVLQQGDIIVDGGNSYWGDSIRRAARLKEKGLHFIDCGTSGGPGGARTGACYMVGGDNEAVDQLKDFFIETAVPDGFLHTGPAGTGHYVKLVHNGIEFGMLQAIGEGMGLLTHFREKLDVSAILGLWNNGSVVRSWLVELMKKMYDEEAGFNVPSYIEDTGEVNWLVADALHMEVPIPVITQSVMQLFTSRDKDPTWAKAIAMMRHGFGGHPYGEDKGIQRERQYGRVGEYEMPEQTGERAEQEPGSKG, encoded by the coding sequence ATGAGCAAGACACAAATTGGAGTTATCGGCCTAGGAAAAATGGGGGCGGGCCTGGCCCGGCAGGCGGCTGAGAAAGGCTACCCCGTAGTGGGCATGGATCTGCATCCTCGCCCCGATCTGGAAGGCAACAATCTGCATGTAGTGGGCAGCCTGCAAGAGCTGGCGCAGCAGCTGGAACGTCCCCGCAAGGTATTCCTCTACATTCCGGCCGGTGCGGCGGTAGATGGCATCATCGAGAACCTGCTGCCCGTGCTGCAGCAAGGCGACATCATCGTGGATGGTGGCAACTCCTATTGGGGCGACTCCATTAGAAGGGCGGCGCGCCTGAAGGAGAAAGGATTACATTTTATTGACTGTGGCACCAGCGGGGGCCCTGGCGGCGCCCGCACTGGCGCCTGCTACATGGTGGGCGGCGACAATGAAGCCGTAGACCAACTCAAAGACTTTTTCATTGAAACGGCCGTACCAGACGGATTTCTGCATACTGGTCCGGCTGGCACTGGCCACTACGTGAAGCTGGTGCACAACGGCATCGAGTTCGGGATGCTGCAGGCCATCGGGGAGGGGATGGGGTTGCTTACCCACTTCCGCGAAAAGCTGGATGTTAGTGCCATTCTGGGCCTCTGGAACAACGGCTCGGTAGTGCGTTCCTGGCTGGTAGAGCTGATGAAGAAGATGTACGACGAGGAAGCCGGGTTCAACGTGCCCAGCTACATCGAAGACACGGGCGAAGTGAACTGGCTGGTTGCCGATGCGCTACATATGGAGGTACCCATCCCGGTTATCACGCAGTCCGTCATGCAACTGTTCACCTCCCGCGACAAAGACCCCACCTGGGCCAAAGCCATTGCCATGATGCGCCACGGCTTCGGGGGGCACCCCTATGGCGAAGACAAAGGCATCCAGCGCGAGCGACAGTACGGCCGCGTGGGTGAGTACGAAATGCCCGAACAAACCGGCGAGCGGGCCGAGCAGGAGCCTGGCAGTAAGGGGTAG
- a CDS encoding PD-(D/E)XK nuclease-like domain-containing protein, protein MTDSTTPTTPRPDLLRVPYDDYRALPAIANSDLSRLRDALNGRPPRPTTSLGALGLGTAFHTALLEPDLYEAGLPGINDTLVWWMVEGVQLNAEVNQLLQTGIPEPSCIFTEPVTGTLCKLRADLIVDQPGQPYTIIDFKTTMARDHQHFVEQCSGYDYDRQAAFYSDALHADRFILVGVQKVEPFKLFVFEVPKFMLAEGRAKYLRLLKLLQPEAPVPASVAGAVRDVREALNGSD, encoded by the coding sequence GTGACTGATTCTACAACTCCCACTACTCCGCGCCCGGACTTGTTGCGCGTGCCCTACGACGATTACCGCGCCCTGCCGGCCATTGCCAATTCCGACCTTTCGCGTCTGCGCGACGCCCTGAATGGCCGCCCACCCCGGCCTACTACCTCGCTCGGGGCATTAGGCCTGGGCACTGCTTTCCATACGGCGCTGCTGGAGCCCGACTTGTACGAAGCCGGTCTGCCCGGCATCAACGATACGCTGGTGTGGTGGATGGTGGAAGGGGTGCAGCTGAATGCCGAGGTAAACCAACTGCTGCAAACCGGCATTCCGGAGCCCAGCTGCATCTTCACGGAGCCCGTCACGGGCACGCTCTGCAAGCTCCGCGCCGACCTCATCGTAGACCAGCCCGGCCAGCCCTATACCATCATCGACTTCAAGACCACCATGGCCCGCGACCATCAGCACTTCGTGGAGCAATGCTCGGGCTATGACTACGACCGGCAGGCCGCTTTCTACTCCGATGCTCTGCACGCCGACCGGTTTATTCTGGTGGGAGTACAGAAAGTGGAGCCATTTAAGCTGTTTGTGTTTGAGGTGCCCAAGTTTATGCTGGCTGAAGGCCGCGCCAAGTACCTGCGCCTGCTCAAGCTACTGCAGCCCGAAGCGCCAGTGCCTGCTTCCGTGGCCGGTGCCGTGCGCGACGTGCGCGAAGCCCTGAACGGGAGTGACTAA
- the asnA gene encoding aspartate--ammonia ligase, producing the protein MTAQEMLKTEEAISFVKDSFAKELATQLHLIKVSSPIAVLDGTGINDDLNGIERPVGFPVKSLDERRAVVVHSLAKWKRVRLQELGIEAGRGLLTDMRALRPDEDYSPIHSIYVDQWDWEKHISPEQRTTGFLKATVERIYEALRTTEAHVAAEYPEITPILPGKITFLHAEDLLKQYPTLTPKEREHEVVKQYGAVFLMGIGGELSHGEPHDGRAPDYDDWSTETEDGHRGLNGDILLWHPVLETSFEVSSMGIRVDKQALVRQLALRGCEDRQELSFHARLLAGELPQSIGGGIGQSRVCMFMLRKGHIGEVQVSIWPEAVREELAGAGVGLL; encoded by the coding sequence ATGACTGCTCAGGAAATGCTCAAAACCGAAGAAGCCATCAGCTTCGTAAAAGACTCGTTTGCCAAAGAACTGGCTACGCAGTTACACCTCATTAAAGTGTCGTCGCCGATTGCCGTACTCGACGGTACTGGCATCAACGACGACCTGAACGGCATTGAGCGGCCGGTTGGCTTTCCTGTTAAATCTCTGGATGAGCGCCGGGCGGTGGTAGTACACTCGCTGGCCAAGTGGAAGCGGGTGCGCCTGCAGGAACTGGGCATTGAGGCCGGCCGTGGTCTGCTGACGGACATGCGCGCCCTCCGCCCCGACGAGGACTACTCGCCCATTCACTCCATCTATGTAGACCAGTGGGATTGGGAAAAGCACATCAGCCCAGAGCAGCGCACCACCGGCTTCCTGAAAGCTACGGTGGAGCGTATCTACGAAGCCTTGCGCACTACAGAGGCCCACGTAGCCGCTGAGTACCCGGAAATTACGCCAATTCTGCCCGGCAAAATAACCTTCCTCCACGCCGAAGATCTGCTGAAGCAGTACCCCACGCTCACGCCCAAAGAGCGGGAGCATGAGGTGGTGAAGCAATACGGAGCCGTGTTCCTGATGGGCATTGGCGGCGAACTGAGCCACGGGGAGCCACACGATGGCCGCGCCCCCGACTATGACGACTGGAGCACTGAAACAGAAGACGGCCACCGCGGCCTCAACGGCGACATTCTACTGTGGCACCCCGTGCTGGAAACCTCGTTCGAAGTCTCCTCAATGGGAATTCGGGTGGATAAGCAAGCGCTGGTACGCCAGCTGGCTTTGCGCGGCTGCGAAGACCGGCAGGAACTGTCATTCCACGCGCGGCTATTGGCCGGCGAGCTGCCGCAGAGCATTGGCGGGGGCATCGGGCAGAGCCGGGTGTGCATGTTTATGCTGCGCAAAGGGCACATTGGCGAAGTACAAGTCAGTATTTGGCCGGAAGCCGTGCGCGAAGAACTGGCGGGGGCTGGGGTAGGGCTGCTATAG
- a CDS encoding ThuA domain-containing protein, whose product MRRLLSNTVLLALGLAASCSSTTTQPAEVQPVPRILVFYKTSGFYHTSIPDGIRAIQQLGAANNFLVDTTKRAANFQPAILRQYRAVVFLNTTQDVLNQEQQTAFEHYIRSGNGFVGVHAATDTEYDWPWYNQLVGAYFASHPAIQQATIRVSNKAHAATRHLPDSWTRTDEWYNFRDIHPTVTVLATLDEGTYSGGTNGANHPVAWYHAYDGGRAFYTAGGHTAESYSEPLFVQHLLGGIQYAIGEK is encoded by the coding sequence ATGAGACGCTTGCTATCAAATACAGTACTGCTGGCACTGGGGCTAGCTGCCAGCTGCTCCTCTACAACGACGCAGCCAGCCGAAGTACAACCCGTGCCCCGGATTCTGGTATTTTACAAGACCAGCGGCTTTTATCATACCTCCATTCCGGATGGCATCCGGGCAATTCAGCAGCTTGGTGCGGCCAATAACTTTTTGGTTGACACTACAAAGCGAGCCGCAAACTTTCAACCTGCTATCCTGCGGCAATACCGTGCGGTAGTTTTCCTAAACACCACTCAGGATGTCTTGAACCAGGAGCAGCAAACTGCTTTCGAGCACTATATCCGTTCTGGCAACGGCTTTGTGGGAGTGCATGCCGCTACCGACACGGAATATGACTGGCCCTGGTACAACCAACTGGTGGGAGCTTACTTCGCGAGCCATCCGGCTATTCAGCAGGCCACTATACGTGTCAGCAACAAGGCCCACGCAGCCACGCGTCACCTGCCCGACTCGTGGACGCGTACTGATGAATGGTATAATTTCCGCGACATACACCCCACCGTTACGGTGCTGGCCACCCTCGACGAAGGCACGTATTCCGGCGGCACAAACGGTGCCAACCACCCCGTAGCCTGGTACCACGCCTATGACGGAGGGCGCGCCTTTTATACCGCAGGCGGCCATACTGCTGAGAGCTACTCCGAACCGCTTTTTGTACAGCACCTGCTTGGCGGCATTCAGTATGCTATAGGCGAAAAATAG
- a CDS encoding RtcB family protein — translation MATSKLRGNDLRKIGFPEGRATTLALNILEDRQLKTLDKGSALALLQKIKADPYAYLRDSLWRELAKEFVPDPKRDVTLNSEIKDYRRYGEAFIEDGARRQMDTAMQLPVTLDGALMPDAHQGYGLPIGGVLAVDNAVIPYGVGMDIGCRMALSVFPVPSHYLDQHTQELKKLLHNHTRFGGKEVFKNPTDDPILERPEFREIAVVRGKRDAAYNQLGSSGSGNHFVEWGVVEITDDDNDLDLAPGQYLGLLSHSGSRGLGAAIAQHYTKVAMSKCPLPPEARYLAWLDLDSQEGQEYWAAMNLAGDYASACHRDIHRRLSQALGEKPLAKVENHHNFAWKETLPDGREAIVHRKGATPAGKGVLGVIPGSMTAPGFIVRGRGERDSIQSASHGAGRRMSRTQAKQNLSEGDVRRHLRDHGIELIGGGLDEAPMAYKDIHQVMAHQRDLVDVLGSFTPRIVRMDAGGGGKSRYGGE, via the coding sequence ATGGCCACCTCCAAACTGCGCGGCAACGACTTACGCAAAATAGGCTTCCCCGAAGGCCGCGCCACCACGCTGGCACTCAACATTCTGGAAGACCGCCAACTCAAAACCCTCGATAAAGGCAGCGCGCTGGCGTTGCTCCAGAAAATTAAAGCCGACCCGTATGCCTACCTGCGCGACTCGCTGTGGCGGGAGCTGGCGAAGGAATTCGTGCCCGACCCCAAACGCGACGTGACGCTCAACTCCGAAATCAAGGACTACCGCCGCTACGGCGAGGCGTTTATTGAGGACGGTGCGCGCCGCCAGATGGACACCGCCATGCAGCTCCCCGTGACGCTGGATGGCGCCCTGATGCCCGATGCGCACCAGGGCTACGGCCTGCCCATCGGAGGCGTGCTGGCCGTTGACAATGCCGTGATTCCCTACGGCGTGGGCATGGATATTGGCTGCCGGATGGCGCTGTCGGTGTTTCCGGTGCCGTCCCATTATCTGGACCAGCATACACAGGAACTGAAAAAGCTGCTGCACAACCACACTCGTTTCGGCGGCAAGGAAGTGTTCAAGAATCCGACTGACGACCCTATTCTGGAGCGTCCCGAGTTCAGAGAAATTGCGGTGGTGCGCGGCAAGCGCGACGCGGCCTACAACCAGCTCGGCTCGTCGGGCTCCGGCAACCACTTCGTGGAGTGGGGCGTCGTCGAAATCACCGACGACGACAACGACTTGGACCTGGCGCCCGGCCAGTATCTGGGGCTGCTTTCGCACTCCGGTTCGCGGGGGCTGGGCGCGGCCATTGCGCAGCACTACACCAAAGTGGCCATGAGCAAGTGCCCGCTGCCGCCCGAAGCCCGCTACCTGGCCTGGCTCGACCTCGACAGCCAGGAAGGCCAGGAATACTGGGCAGCCATGAACCTGGCCGGCGACTACGCCTCGGCCTGCCACCGCGACATCCACCGCCGCCTAAGCCAGGCGCTGGGCGAAAAGCCGCTGGCCAAAGTAGAGAATCACCACAACTTTGCCTGGAAAGAAACGCTGCCCGATGGCCGGGAAGCCATAGTGCACCGCAAGGGCGCTACGCCGGCCGGAAAAGGAGTGCTGGGAGTCATTCCGGGCTCGATGACGGCTCCCGGCTTTATTGTGCGGGGGCGCGGCGAGCGGGACTCCATTCAGTCGGCTTCGCATGGGGCGGGCCGCAGAATGTCGCGCACCCAGGCCAAGCAGAACCTTTCCGAAGGCGACGTGCGCCGCCACCTGCGCGACCATGGTATCGAGCTGATTGGGGGCGGGCTTGACGAGGCCCCGATGGCCTACAAAGACATTCATCAGGTGATGGCCCACCAGCGCGACCTAGTGGATGTGCTGGGCTCTTTCACGCCGCGCATCGTGCGCATGGATGCCGGCGGCGGAGGCAAAAGCCGCTATGGCGGTGAGTAA
- a CDS encoding protein adenylyltransferase SelO has protein sequence MLQSLDKALFQNSFVEEMRGEASMDQSPRQVPGYHYSRVLPTPVADPQLLAWSEELAAFLGLERPPERGPAVDALAGNLVTDTMKPFAARYGGHQFGNWAGQLGDGRAMSLGELTATDGTPWEIQLKGAGPTPYSRRADGRAVLRSSVREFLCSEAMHYLGVPTTRALSLVRTGDMVVRDMFYDGNARPEPGAVVARVAPTFVRFGNFQILAAHGEKENLQALADYVIRRYYPELGAPSPAVYVQWLEEVCRRTAVMIAHWQSVGFVHGVMNTDNMSILGLTIDYGPYGWLEPYDPDWTPNTTDFGGRRYAFGQQPRVALWNLMMLAQALIPLVEDVQTLRTALDQYVTTLNETQHRMMLRKLGLTAAAEAAEADGALLSALPEALAEAEADMTLFFRHLSHAAPSLVTHPAIEEAVLQELLEATSYTEAPEKHQKLREWLGQYTLRLRQETAPPEEIRAGMLAANPKYVLRNYLAQQAIEAAGTGDLTLLNRLMLVLKKPFAEQPEHDDLAAKRPDWAREKPGSATLSCSS, from the coding sequence ATGTTGCAGTCTCTCGATAAAGCTTTGTTTCAGAACTCCTTCGTGGAGGAAATGCGCGGCGAAGCATCCATGGACCAAAGCCCACGCCAGGTGCCGGGCTACCACTATTCGCGGGTGCTGCCCACGCCCGTTGCTGATCCGCAGCTGCTGGCCTGGTCTGAGGAGCTGGCGGCTTTTCTGGGGCTGGAGCGGCCGCCGGAACGCGGCCCGGCTGTGGATGCGCTGGCCGGCAACCTCGTGACGGACACCATGAAGCCGTTTGCCGCGCGCTACGGCGGGCACCAGTTCGGTAACTGGGCCGGCCAACTCGGCGACGGCCGGGCTATGTCGCTGGGCGAGCTGACGGCTACTGATGGGACGCCGTGGGAAATTCAGCTGAAGGGAGCGGGCCCCACGCCCTACTCGCGCCGCGCCGATGGGCGCGCCGTGCTGCGTTCCTCGGTGCGCGAGTTTCTCTGCTCCGAGGCCATGCACTACCTCGGCGTGCCCACTACCCGCGCCCTAAGCCTGGTGCGCACCGGCGACATGGTGGTGCGCGACATGTTTTATGATGGCAACGCCCGTCCTGAGCCCGGGGCCGTGGTGGCGCGCGTAGCGCCCACGTTCGTGCGTTTCGGCAACTTCCAGATTCTGGCGGCCCACGGCGAAAAAGAGAATCTGCAGGCGCTGGCCGACTACGTTATTCGGCGCTATTACCCCGAACTGGGCGCGCCTTCGCCGGCCGTGTATGTGCAGTGGCTGGAGGAAGTGTGCCGCCGCACCGCCGTGATGATAGCGCACTGGCAGTCGGTGGGGTTTGTGCATGGCGTGATGAACACCGACAACATGTCCATCCTCGGCCTCACCATCGACTACGGCCCCTACGGCTGGCTGGAACCCTACGACCCCGACTGGACGCCCAACACCACCGATTTTGGCGGGCGGCGCTACGCTTTTGGGCAGCAGCCGCGCGTGGCCCTCTGGAACCTGATGATGCTAGCCCAAGCTCTGATTCCGTTGGTGGAGGACGTGCAGACGCTGCGCACCGCACTGGACCAATACGTGACTACCCTGAACGAAACCCAGCACCGCATGATGCTGCGTAAGCTCGGTCTTACCGCAGCAGCAGAAGCGGCCGAAGCAGATGGCGCGCTGCTTAGTGCCCTACCCGAAGCCCTGGCGGAAGCCGAAGCCGATATGACCCTGTTTTTCCGCCATCTGTCCCACGCGGCTCCGTCCTTGGTTACGCATCCAGCTATAGAAGAAGCCGTGCTGCAGGAACTGCTAGAAGCCACTTCTTATACCGAAGCGCCGGAGAAGCACCAGAAGCTGCGGGAGTGGCTGGGGCAGTATACGCTACGACTCCGGCAGGAAACCGCGCCGCCGGAAGAAATACGGGCCGGTATGCTTGCCGCCAACCCCAAATATGTATTGCGCAACTACCTCGCCCAGCAGGCTATTGAGGCCGCCGGAACCGGCGACCTGACGCTACTGAACCGCCTGATGCTGGTGCTCAAAAAGCCCTTCGCTGAGCAGCCCGAGCACGACGACCTAGCTGCCAAACGCCCGGACTGGGCCCGCGAAAAGCCCGGCAGCGCTACGCTTTCGTGCAGCTCGTAA
- a CDS encoding intradiol ring-cleavage dioxygenase: MERKHFLKSLLVGAMSTPVLLSACGKEDDVTPTPDTTGGTGSGSCTVAPTETEGPFPTKVPASYVRSDIRDNKSGYAMAAKITITNSSCVPLAGALVDIWHCDAEGNYSEYGGTGMQSTNYQSVHFLRGRQTTDANGLVTFTSIFPGWYSGRATHIHVHVYSASGQSLKVTQIAFPEGTGTAVAAVNGYTKGLNGYTTNAQDNVFSDGVAQELATVTGSTSAGFELSISLAVPA; the protein is encoded by the coding sequence ATGGAAAGAAAGCACTTTTTAAAAAGCCTGCTGGTCGGCGCTATGTCTACGCCCGTTCTGCTTTCTGCCTGCGGCAAAGAAGATGACGTGACGCCTACCCCCGATACTACAGGCGGCACCGGCTCCGGCAGTTGCACCGTAGCACCTACCGAAACAGAAGGTCCGTTCCCGACCAAAGTACCCGCCTCCTACGTGCGTAGCGACATCCGCGACAACAAGTCGGGCTACGCTATGGCCGCCAAAATCACCATCACGAACAGCAGCTGCGTTCCGCTGGCCGGCGCGCTGGTCGATATCTGGCACTGCGACGCCGAAGGAAACTACTCGGAGTACGGCGGCACCGGCATGCAGAGCACCAACTACCAGAGCGTGCACTTCCTGCGCGGCCGCCAGACCACCGATGCTAATGGCCTGGTAACTTTCACGAGCATCTTCCCCGGCTGGTACTCGGGCCGCGCCACCCACATTCATGTGCACGTGTATTCGGCCAGCGGCCAGTCGCTGAAAGTGACGCAGATTGCCTTCCCTGAGGGCACCGGCACGGCTGTAGCGGCTGTAAACGGCTATACCAAAGGCCTGAACGGCTACACCACCAACGCCCAGGACAACGTCTTCAGCGACGGGGTAGCGCAGGAACTGGCTACCGTCACGGGCAGCACCAGCGCCGGCTTCGAACTGTCGATTTCGCTGGCTGTGCCGGCATAA